A DNA window from Bdellovibrio sp. BCCA contains the following coding sequences:
- a CDS encoding RidA family protein has translation MKKVIHTDNAPKAVGPYSQAVQMGDFLFCSGQISIDPKTNEVFTGDIKTQTEMVMRNIDAVLSAAGMNFSNIVKTTIFITNMSDFVTVNEVYAKAFKDAPPARSTVAVAGLPKGVNVEIEVIAHR, from the coding sequence ATGAAAAAAGTTATTCACACAGACAATGCTCCTAAAGCAGTAGGTCCTTATTCTCAAGCCGTGCAAATGGGCGACTTTTTGTTCTGCTCTGGACAAATTTCCATTGATCCAAAAACGAATGAGGTTTTCACAGGCGATATCAAAACTCAAACTGAAATGGTGATGAGAAATATCGATGCTGTTCTTTCTGCGGCGGGCATGAATTTCAGCAATATCGTAAAAACGACAATCTTCATCACAAACATGAGTGACTTCGTGACTGTGAATGAAGTTTACGCGAAAGCATTTAAAGATGCTCCTCCGGCACGTTCCACTGTGGCTGTAGCAGGGCTTCCAAAAGGTGTTAACGTGGAGATCGAAGTCATTGCGCATCGCTAA
- a CDS encoding YdcF family protein: protein MRIAKSLLRSKSFWALLLLSGVVVYRFYDEYQKVQKETVQSWLKTPTADCAVVLTGGAGRVREGFDLLANQNVKKLIISGVYSNARLREIMPVWSFYGNLSENDVVLDRRSETTYGNAQQSLPIVEALKCRDILLVTSRLHMYRSYQTFRATFPENIYIQKHSIVGGRYESSVWETNFEALKSLFYSLWAY, encoded by the coding sequence TTGCGCATCGCTAAGTCTTTGCTGCGATCGAAATCTTTTTGGGCTTTGCTGCTTTTAAGCGGTGTTGTGGTTTATCGTTTTTACGATGAATACCAAAAAGTCCAAAAAGAGACGGTGCAGTCCTGGTTAAAAACACCCACAGCGGATTGCGCTGTGGTGTTGACCGGAGGCGCGGGCAGGGTGCGGGAAGGTTTCGATCTTCTCGCCAACCAAAACGTAAAGAAGTTGATTATCTCCGGCGTTTATTCCAACGCACGACTTCGTGAAATTATGCCTGTGTGGTCTTTTTATGGAAATCTTTCTGAGAATGACGTTGTCTTAGATCGTCGCTCTGAAACAACCTACGGTAATGCCCAACAAAGTCTTCCGATTGTGGAGGCATTGAAATGTCGCGATATTTTATTAGTGACGTCACGGCTTCATATGTATCGCTCTTACCAAACTTTTCGAGCGACGTTTCCTGAAAACATTTACATTCAAAAACACTCCATTGTGGGTGGTCGATACGAGTCTTCCGTCTGGGAGACGAACTTTGAAGCTTTAAAATCCCTGTTTTACTCTCTTTGGGCTTACTAA
- a CDS encoding MlaE family ABC transporter permease produces the protein MTSLLAQIDSLGRSVTKNLEYTARVLLMVYLSLRATILDKAQGFRQIFGVISAQIYFTGWQALPLISVLALGVGSIMILQSLSNLSLLGGTQMIGNFLIVMVLREAGPLLVALVVIARSGTAVASEVGNMRANREIEALESMGINPLSFIVFPRVIGGIISVLGLAFYFNVIALIGGFLVTRFVQDMPFTFYTDSLMKAFAKEDVLIFLLKNGFSGMIIFVVSCFQGLSVKRSPHEVPQVTTQAVVNSIIFVVIFNLMISALFYLNQLRTLGVV, from the coding sequence ATGACTTCTTTACTGGCGCAGATAGATTCGCTAGGAAGATCTGTTACAAAGAATTTGGAGTACACGGCACGTGTCCTCTTGATGGTCTATCTTTCACTTCGTGCAACGATTTTAGATAAAGCCCAAGGATTTCGACAAATTTTCGGCGTCATTTCTGCGCAGATTTATTTTACAGGTTGGCAGGCTCTTCCGTTGATTTCCGTTTTAGCTCTCGGTGTGGGATCTATCATGATTCTGCAGTCGCTATCGAACCTAAGTCTTTTAGGTGGAACGCAAATGATCGGAAACTTTCTGATCGTGATGGTTTTGCGCGAGGCGGGACCTTTGCTGGTGGCTCTTGTCGTGATTGCGCGTTCCGGAACTGCGGTGGCTTCTGAGGTCGGAAATATGCGGGCAAATAGAGAAATCGAAGCTCTTGAAAGTATGGGGATTAATCCCTTGAGTTTCATCGTTTTCCCTCGTGTTATCGGTGGAATCATCAGTGTTCTAGGATTGGCCTTTTACTTTAACGTCATTGCCTTGATCGGTGGCTTTCTTGTCACGCGATTTGTGCAGGATATGCCATTTACGTTTTATACGGACTCTTTGATGAAGGCTTTTGCTAAAGAAGACGTCCTGATTTTCCTGCTTAAAAACGGATTTAGCGGCATGATTATTTTCGTTGTTTCTTGTTTTCAAGGACTCTCTGTGAAACGCAGTCCGCACGAAGTTCCCCAGGTCACAACTCAGGCTGTGGTGAACAGTATTATTTTCGTCGTTATTTTTAATCTAATGATTTCAGCTTTGTTTTATTTAAATCAACTTCGCACTTTAGGGGTGGTCTAA
- a CDS encoding cell division ATP-binding protein FtsE has translation MKIENLKFEGVSFTHDGQDPIVQNVEFDFPMNEILWVKAEEGAGKSSLLQILAGLQIPQSGKYLINGENVVDMSFEEFLPYRLQIGYSFDYGGLINNRTLFDNLMLPLLYHKVVTPAEAKERVESMFKEFGVEKFAHERPAHVPGRVRKLTCLMRALVMRPQVLLLDDPSVGLGQDSVYLFVDHVHKLRKEGFFNHVFISSYDEKFMNLFAYQIIHLDEGQLYYQAVDPEKRVVHL, from the coding sequence ATGAAAATCGAAAATCTTAAGTTTGAAGGTGTATCGTTCACTCATGACGGACAAGATCCGATTGTTCAAAATGTTGAATTTGACTTCCCGATGAATGAAATTTTATGGGTGAAAGCCGAAGAGGGTGCGGGTAAAAGTTCGCTTTTGCAAATTCTTGCGGGTTTACAAATTCCCCAGTCGGGAAAGTATTTGATTAACGGTGAAAACGTTGTCGACATGTCGTTTGAAGAGTTTTTGCCGTATCGTTTGCAAATCGGTTATTCGTTTGACTATGGTGGTTTGATTAACAATCGCACGTTGTTTGATAATCTGATGTTGCCTCTTCTTTATCATAAAGTCGTAACGCCGGCCGAAGCCAAAGAACGTGTTGAAAGCATGTTTAAGGAATTTGGTGTTGAAAAATTCGCTCATGAAAGACCAGCGCATGTGCCGGGTCGTGTGCGTAAGTTGACTTGTTTAATGCGTGCGTTAGTGATGCGTCCGCAAGTTCTTTTGTTGGATGATCCGAGTGTGGGTTTAGGGCAGGACAGCGTTTATCTCTTTGTCGATCACGTCCATAAACTTCGCAAAGAAGGTTTCTTTAATCATGTTTTCATTAGTTCTTATGATGAAAAGTTCATGAATCTGTTTGCTTATCAAATTATTCACTTGGATGAAGGTCAGCTATACTATCAAGCTGTAGATCCTGAGAAAAGAGTTGTTCATCTATGA
- a CDS encoding MlaD family protein, with product MMKVKFNKFERVAGLFVMLAILGVILTALSAAIKQGWFEPKVRYTTTFENADGIHQGTLVQMSGLRAGAVETVELENDNKIRVGFYVLGKFQNRIRENSTVQLIRPFIIGERVLDLSVGTEQFEIIPAQSAVKSLETVDLMTLMSGKNMNTYLSKLGGILESMQVIMDAFADKSRAESLVRVIDRLDPLVKNLNTMSVEVIKLSKQATHDDGVQKLMGNLAITTKEINKILPELNEQNPDLAKDLATMTQNLATVTKALGPAMQAVEPELPGASMKLVQALNETVVVLKAMQKSFFMRGSVREVKEEEATERLPANSK from the coding sequence ATGATGAAGGTGAAGTTCAATAAATTTGAAAGAGTCGCGGGATTGTTCGTGATGCTCGCTATTCTTGGGGTGATCCTCACGGCATTGAGTGCCGCCATCAAGCAAGGCTGGTTTGAGCCTAAGGTTCGCTATACGACAACTTTCGAAAACGCCGATGGAATTCATCAGGGAACTCTGGTTCAGATGTCGGGTCTTCGTGCGGGCGCTGTTGAAACTGTGGAATTGGAAAATGATAATAAAATCCGCGTGGGATTTTATGTTTTAGGAAAATTCCAAAACAGAATTCGCGAAAACAGCACCGTGCAGCTGATTCGTCCTTTTATCATCGGTGAAAGAGTTTTGGATCTTTCTGTTGGCACTGAGCAATTTGAGATCATTCCGGCGCAGAGTGCGGTGAAGTCTCTTGAAACAGTGGATTTGATGACTCTGATGAGCGGTAAAAATATGAACACTTACCTCTCAAAATTGGGCGGTATCTTAGAGAGCATGCAAGTCATTATGGATGCTTTTGCGGATAAAAGCCGTGCAGAGAGTCTGGTTCGTGTGATCGATAGACTTGATCCCTTAGTAAAAAATCTAAACACGATGTCTGTGGAAGTGATCAAACTTTCCAAGCAGGCGACGCATGATGATGGCGTGCAAAAACTCATGGGGAACTTGGCGATCACGACAAAAGAAATCAATAAGATTTTGCCTGAACTCAATGAGCAAAATCCGGATCTTGCCAAAGATCTTGCAACGATGACACAAAACTTGGCGACTGTGACAAAAGCTTTAGGGCCTGCAATGCAAGCTGTTGAGCCGGAGCTTCCGGGGGCTAGCATGAAACTGGTTCAGGCCTTGAATGAAACCGTCGTGGTTTTAAAAGCAATGCAAAAGAGCTTCTTCATGCGCGGAAGTGTGCGTGAAGTGAAAGAAGAAGAAGCCACAGAGCGCCTTCCAGCCAATAGTAAGTAA
- a CDS encoding FtsX-like permease family protein, which translates to MLVGHLFRHFIFSKRAGALIRRISWLSLIGISISVTAFLVVLFVMNGMNASIKKRILGLEPHLYVQASGISTAAGLEAHPVFQRLKEEPENKAYVYETQDVIIRSQDGQFRGGVARGVTKDSLGYFIEQLQKMEKKNQDKDSPAYFWDPHDVPETGEVIMGVDLAQSLGVFEGDYVTLVAPSGLLLPPGETPKFERVKIKRIVTTSLPDVDSQYIFYQREKTLNSLVNEGMRKLGIEVWLADESKVENVKEDLLKFSDVSVETWMDRNSALLYALKLEKLTIGTFLGLAGIIAASSILTVLALLLSQKRRDIAILRTIGFSGKQTVRTFTLLGFLLASVGVLTGVIVGTGLSLYIQAHPLKLISSQIYYDPSLPALVDYGLVFGVLVVSALIAWFGSYLPARTASEVKPSDALRMK; encoded by the coding sequence GTGTTAGTTGGTCACTTATTCCGTCATTTTATTTTTTCTAAAAGAGCTGGGGCTTTGATTCGCAGAATCTCCTGGCTTTCGTTGATTGGAATTTCGATCAGTGTGACAGCCTTTCTGGTCGTTCTATTTGTGATGAATGGAATGAATGCGTCTATTAAAAAACGCATCTTAGGTTTAGAACCTCATCTTTACGTTCAAGCTTCAGGAATTTCTACAGCGGCGGGCCTTGAAGCTCATCCTGTATTCCAGCGCCTTAAAGAGGAACCTGAAAACAAAGCCTACGTTTATGAAACTCAAGACGTGATCATTCGCAGTCAAGACGGGCAATTCCGTGGAGGCGTGGCTCGGGGAGTGACGAAGGACAGTCTTGGTTACTTTATCGAGCAGCTTCAAAAAATGGAGAAAAAGAATCAGGATAAAGATTCTCCTGCGTATTTCTGGGATCCTCATGATGTTCCAGAGACTGGCGAAGTGATTATGGGTGTGGATTTGGCGCAGTCTTTGGGCGTTTTTGAAGGCGATTATGTGACTTTGGTAGCGCCGTCAGGTTTGTTATTGCCTCCAGGGGAAACACCTAAGTTTGAAAGAGTGAAAATCAAACGTATCGTGACGACGAGTCTTCCGGATGTGGATTCGCAGTATATCTTTTATCAACGAGAGAAAACTTTAAACTCGTTGGTTAATGAAGGCATGCGCAAGCTGGGGATCGAAGTGTGGCTTGCGGATGAAAGCAAAGTTGAAAATGTGAAAGAAGATCTGCTTAAGTTTTCTGACGTGAGTGTGGAAACTTGGATGGACCGCAACTCGGCGTTGTTGTATGCACTTAAGCTGGAAAAGCTGACTATTGGAACCTTCTTAGGGCTTGCAGGAATTATCGCGGCAAGCTCTATTTTAACGGTGTTGGCTCTTTTGTTGTCGCAAAAAAGAAGAGACATTGCGATTTTGCGTACAATTGGTTTTTCAGGAAAGCAAACGGTTCGTACGTTCACGCTTTTGGGGTTTTTATTGGCATCCGTCGGAGTTTTAACCGGAGTGATCGTCGGAACAGGATTGAGTCTTTATATTCAAGCTCATCCGCTTAAATTAATTTCGTCGCAAATTTATTACGACCCGTCATTGCCAGCTTTGGTTGATTACGGACTTGTCTTTGGTGTTCTGGTTGTCAGTGCTTTGATTGCCTGGTTCGGATCTTATCTTCCGGCAAGAACCGCATCGGAAGTGAAGCCTTCCGATGCTCTAAGAATGAAATAA
- a CDS encoding 2,3,4,5-tetrahydropyridine-2,6-dicarboxylate N-succinyltransferase codes for MQNEVNQIYSDVQGGKTVDLLTTNELKAVFETIEGLDAGRLRVCEKKSEGWITHEWIKKAILLYFRIQKMDVMKAGDFTYFDKIPVKQWSEEDGVRVVPHALARKGSFIEKGAILMPSYVNIGAYVGSGTMVDTWATVGSCAQIGKNVHLSGGVGIGGVLEPVQASPVIVEDNAFVGSRCIVVEGAVIEEGAVLGAGVTITASTKIIDVTGSSPVEYKGRVPANCVVIPGTQMKDFAAGKYGVPCALIIGKRKPSTDLKTSLTDALRDYQVSV; via the coding sequence ATGCAAAATGAAGTGAATCAAATCTATTCAGACGTTCAAGGCGGAAAGACTGTCGACTTACTTACCACGAATGAACTGAAAGCCGTTTTTGAAACCATTGAAGGTCTGGATGCAGGACGATTGCGTGTCTGCGAAAAAAAATCGGAAGGCTGGATCACTCACGAGTGGATTAAAAAAGCGATCTTGCTTTACTTCCGCATTCAAAAAATGGATGTGATGAAAGCCGGCGATTTTACTTATTTTGATAAAATCCCTGTAAAACAATGGAGCGAAGAAGATGGCGTGCGCGTTGTACCCCACGCTCTAGCTCGCAAAGGTTCGTTCATTGAAAAAGGCGCGATCCTGATGCCTTCTTACGTGAACATCGGTGCTTACGTGGGCTCTGGCACCATGGTCGACACTTGGGCTACAGTGGGTTCTTGCGCACAGATCGGCAAAAACGTGCATCTTTCTGGCGGTGTTGGTATCGGCGGCGTTCTTGAACCTGTGCAAGCAAGTCCTGTGATCGTCGAAGATAATGCCTTTGTTGGCAGCCGTTGCATCGTTGTTGAAGGTGCCGTGATTGAAGAAGGTGCGGTTCTTGGCGCAGGCGTGACTATCACTGCGAGTACAAAGATCATTGATGTAACGGGATCTTCTCCTGTTGAATACAAAGGTCGCGTGCCAGCAAACTGTGTCGTGATTCCCGGAACACAAATGAAAGATTTTGCAGCAGGAAAATACGGCGTACCTTGTGCGTTGATCATTGGAAAAAGAAAACCAAGCACAGACCTAAAGACATCTTTGACAGACGCTCTTCGCGACTATCAAGTAAGCGTTTAA
- a CDS encoding M14 family zinc carboxypeptidase — protein sequence MKTSIFTYTSKGMPVIAYEFTNGGPEVLILGGVHGDEIEGVIASQELLKRFMESFPYKLNLTLVPQFNFEGVIFKTRGNGNGVDLNRNMPTKDWSPEVKTPRYHPGPFAGSENENKGLMTYLETKKPVFILSLHSWHPVLNMNGNCRPVAEVLAQRTGYKIDDDIGYPTPGCLGTYTGIERNMPTLTYEIERGLSAEKIIEIHVPAIMESLKVLEK from the coding sequence ATGAAAACTTCTATTTTTACTTACACTTCCAAAGGCATGCCGGTCATCGCCTATGAGTTTACAAATGGAGGCCCGGAGGTTCTTATCCTGGGCGGCGTTCACGGCGACGAAATTGAGGGGGTCATCGCATCCCAGGAACTTCTGAAAAGATTCATGGAGTCTTTTCCTTACAAACTCAATCTGACTTTGGTTCCGCAGTTTAACTTTGAAGGTGTGATTTTCAAAACTCGTGGCAATGGCAACGGTGTCGATTTAAATCGCAATATGCCAACTAAAGATTGGTCCCCTGAAGTAAAAACTCCACGCTATCATCCAGGACCTTTTGCAGGCAGCGAAAATGAAAACAAAGGTTTGATGACTTACCTTGAAACCAAAAAACCTGTTTTCATTTTGTCTTTGCATTCATGGCATCCGGTTTTAAATATGAATGGAAACTGCCGTCCTGTCGCCGAAGTCTTGGCACAAAGAACGGGTTACAAAATCGATGACGACATTGGATACCCCACCCCAGGCTGCCTTGGCACTTACACGGGGATCGAGCGCAATATGCCGACACTGACATACGAAATCGAAAGAGGTCTTTCTGCAGAGAAGATCATCGAAATCCATGTTCCGGCCATCATGGAATCCCTGAAGGTTTTAGAAAAATAG
- the lysA gene encoding diaminopimelate decarboxylase, whose product MTKYPSCAMMLAEVGMEYINNELCLGPLKKALLPLCANYMRPIYVYDLDFISQRYQAMKKALGKTRLFYAVKANPNVEILQHLKKLGAGADVVSLGEIKRALESGFTVQDIVYSGVGKTRHEITEALKLGIYQINVESLPELERIGTIANELGKTASVALRLNPDIDIKTHPYIATGLKDNKFGMELSLIPELIQCLEKHAGSIDLVGVSLHLGSMMMEFSGYQEALKTLKTIFVDLQKKFPALKRFDFGGGVGIFYDRLDLELEESLLRDYAKITLDTLSDLNCELQSEPGRWLVGHCGVLITQVQYIKKTSAKTFVVVDSGMNHLIRPSLYEADHMIMPLVKKLENIKADIVGPICESADFFAKDKTLTSISEGDFVAVMDAGAYGYSMASVYNLQELPLEICI is encoded by the coding sequence ATGACAAAGTATCCTTCTTGCGCCATGATGTTAGCAGAGGTCGGTATGGAATACATCAACAATGAGTTATGCCTAGGTCCGTTAAAGAAAGCGCTCTTGCCTTTGTGTGCGAACTATATGCGGCCTATCTACGTTTACGACCTCGATTTTATCTCGCAAAGATATCAAGCCATGAAAAAAGCGTTGGGAAAGACGCGTCTTTTTTACGCGGTGAAAGCCAATCCCAATGTGGAAATCCTGCAACATCTCAAAAAATTAGGAGCTGGTGCGGACGTGGTTTCTTTAGGAGAAATTAAACGTGCTTTAGAGAGCGGTTTTACCGTGCAAGACATCGTCTATAGCGGTGTTGGAAAAACCCGCCATGAGATCACGGAAGCTTTGAAGCTTGGCATTTATCAAATCAATGTGGAAAGCTTGCCGGAGCTGGAGCGCATTGGAACGATTGCCAATGAGCTTGGTAAAACGGCTTCGGTGGCTTTGCGCTTGAATCCCGATATTGATATCAAAACTCATCCCTATATTGCGACCGGCCTAAAAGATAATAAATTTGGAATGGAGCTTTCGCTAATTCCCGAGTTGATCCAATGTTTGGAAAAGCATGCGGGCTCCATTGATCTTGTCGGCGTGAGCTTGCATTTGGGTTCTATGATGATGGAGTTTTCGGGTTATCAAGAAGCGCTTAAAACTTTGAAAACGATCTTTGTGGATTTACAAAAAAAGTTTCCTGCTTTAAAGCGCTTTGATTTCGGCGGAGGCGTTGGGATTTTCTATGATCGCTTGGATTTAGAACTTGAAGAAAGTCTTTTGCGTGATTATGCGAAAATCACTTTGGACACTTTAAGCGACTTAAACTGTGAATTGCAAAGTGAACCGGGGCGCTGGCTTGTAGGTCACTGTGGCGTTTTGATTACTCAGGTGCAGTACATTAAAAAGACATCAGCGAAAACTTTTGTGGTCGTTGATTCAGGTATGAATCATTTGATTCGTCCTTCATTATACGAGGCAGATCATATGATCATGCCGCTCGTAAAAAAATTAGAAAATATCAAAGCCGATATCGTAGGGCCTATTTGCGAGTCTGCAGATTTTTTTGCTAAAGATAAAACTCTCACAAGTATCTCGGAAGGTGATTTTGTCGCCGTCATGGATGCTGGCGCTTATGGATACTCCATGGCCAGCGTCTACAACCTTCAGGAACTGCCGTTAGAGATTTGTATTTAG
- a CDS encoding D-alanine--D-alanine ligase family protein encodes MQNTVLFFGGSSDERLVSTASAQNLCQQYGFTKIWFLTKSGGVHEIQKTDLLQHADAFTQEFSPKAGTQIASGLKEAMPLLKNHVVFMGFHGTEGENGEMQALLEEFRIPFTGSGSLASRDCFDKVRAKKTVAAAGIKTTDELSVNPKSAESFEALRAFFKRHSKIVLKPTANGSSIGLFIVDSESILENAIKEISKKPETPYLAEKFIVGRECTIGILQTPQGHQALPASEVIMQSGRNFDYSGKYLGQGSTEITPAEVKPEQMKALQEVSMKAHKALNCYGYTRTDVILCANDEIIYLETNTLPGLTKASFIPQQLAEAKINMTDFIELQLRWALERYN; translated from the coding sequence ATGCAAAACACAGTTCTCTTCTTTGGCGGCTCTTCAGATGAAAGATTGGTTTCAACGGCTTCAGCACAGAACTTGTGTCAGCAATATGGATTTACGAAAATCTGGTTCCTAACAAAATCTGGAGGCGTTCATGAGATTCAAAAAACGGATCTTCTTCAGCACGCCGATGCTTTCACTCAGGAATTCTCTCCGAAAGCAGGAACACAAATCGCCTCGGGATTAAAAGAAGCAATGCCTTTATTAAAAAATCACGTTGTCTTTATGGGTTTTCACGGCACCGAAGGTGAAAACGGAGAGATGCAGGCCTTGCTTGAAGAGTTTCGTATTCCCTTCACGGGATCGGGCTCTCTGGCCAGTCGCGACTGTTTCGATAAAGTGCGTGCAAAGAAAACCGTTGCCGCAGCGGGAATTAAAACGACAGATGAACTTTCAGTAAATCCAAAATCTGCAGAAAGCTTTGAAGCTCTTCGTGCATTTTTTAAACGTCATTCAAAAATCGTTTTAAAGCCGACAGCGAATGGCTCCAGCATTGGTTTATTTATTGTCGATAGCGAATCTATTTTAGAAAATGCGATCAAAGAGATTTCCAAGAAACCGGAAACTCCGTACCTCGCAGAAAAATTTATCGTCGGTCGCGAGTGCACCATCGGGATTTTGCAGACACCCCAAGGCCATCAAGCCTTGCCAGCTTCTGAAGTGATCATGCAGTCAGGTCGCAACTTTGACTATAGCGGAAAATACCTGGGCCAGGGCTCTACTGAAATCACTCCTGCAGAGGTAAAGCCGGAACAAATGAAGGCCTTGCAAGAAGTTTCCATGAAGGCACACAAGGCGCTTAACTGCTACGGTTATACAAGAACCGATGTGATTCTTTGTGCAAATGATGAGATTATTTACTTAGAGACCAATACTCTTCCTGGTCTTACAAAGGCTTCTTTTATTCCACAGCAACTTGCCGAAGCTAAAATCAATATGACTGATTTTATTGAGCTGCAATTGCGTTGGGCTTTAGAGCGCTATAACTAA
- the murI gene encoding glutamate racemase, which yields MSNSDSRPIGVFDSGIGGLTVLKELALQFPQENFLYLGDTARLPYGSKSPQTIRKYSEQNIQFLEKQNVKAIVIACNTASSQLTEHEFDGLPIYNVIEPGSQRALEVSPTGRIGVLGTRATINSQAYTKKIMEMNSKAQVFDQACPLFVPLAEEGWDSDPVTNLIVFRYLSPLLQNHIDTLILGCTHYPILKNSIARVTGSSIELVDSGEAIARWLHHDFTQGRLGKNTSNENRHIDIMTTDHSVHFTEVAHRILKPVKADEFRVVDL from the coding sequence ATGTCGAATTCAGATTCTCGACCCATCGGCGTGTTTGATTCTGGGATCGGTGGTCTCACCGTTCTCAAAGAACTTGCTTTGCAATTCCCCCAGGAAAATTTTCTTTACTTGGGGGACACCGCTCGCCTTCCCTATGGGTCGAAGTCTCCACAGACAATTCGCAAATATTCTGAACAGAATATTCAGTTTCTCGAAAAACAGAATGTCAAAGCCATCGTCATTGCCTGTAATACGGCCTCAAGCCAACTGACAGAGCACGAGTTCGATGGTTTGCCTATTTACAATGTGATCGAACCCGGCTCACAAAGAGCCTTAGAAGTTTCTCCTACAGGCCGCATTGGTGTTCTAGGAACCAGAGCCACGATCAACAGCCAAGCTTATACAAAAAAAATCATGGAGATGAACTCAAAGGCGCAAGTCTTTGATCAAGCTTGCCCCCTTTTTGTCCCTTTAGCGGAAGAAGGTTGGGATTCAGATCCTGTGACGAACTTGATTGTGTTCCGTTATCTTAGTCCTCTTTTACAAAACCATATCGACACTTTGATTCTGGGTTGCACGCACTATCCAATTTTAAAAAATTCTATCGCGCGTGTGACGGGCTCTTCCATTGAACTTGTAGATTCTGGCGAAGCAATCGCCAGATGGCTTCATCACGATTTCACACAAGGGCGCCTTGGCAAAAACACCTCGAACGAAAATCGTCATATTGATATTATGACAACAGACCACTCTGTCCACTTTACAGAAGTGGCTCATAGAATTTTAAAACCTGTTAAAGCGGATGAATTCCGCGTGGTAGATTTATAA
- a CDS encoding guanosine monophosphate reductase: MFNWKDIKNRGRGLTFDDVLITPARSDIRSRRDPHLTSKLTKKISIEMPIISANMDTVTEYDMALAMNQLGGIGILHRFITTEEQASQARRLKEAGVKNISASVGVGEEFKTRAKSLIDAGVNLITIDIAHGHSIQMMETLKWLKDTYPQVEIIAGNMATPDAARDLIEAGADAIKVGIGPGSMCTTRIITGCGVPQLTAIALCAEIADSYGVPVIADGGIRTSGDMVKAFAAGASTVMLGSMLSGTIETPGEIKNGKKQYRGMASRSAQDSWRGGVPEGMAPEGESTQVNVKGHVKDVILEVAGGIRSGMSYVNATTIAEIREKALFMEMSANGVAESRAHGVRI, from the coding sequence ATGTTTAATTGGAAAGATATTAAAAATCGTGGTCGCGGTCTGACTTTCGACGACGTCCTTATCACTCCTGCACGTTCAGACATCCGTTCTCGTCGTGACCCACATCTTACTTCAAAGTTGACGAAAAAAATCTCCATCGAGATGCCGATCATCAGCGCCAACATGGACACCGTCACTGAATACGACATGGCCTTGGCAATGAATCAGTTGGGCGGCATTGGTATTCTTCACCGCTTTATCACGACAGAAGAACAAGCTTCTCAAGCTCGTCGCTTGAAAGAAGCAGGCGTAAAAAATATTTCTGCCAGCGTTGGTGTGGGCGAAGAATTTAAAACACGTGCGAAGTCTTTGATTGATGCAGGTGTAAACCTGATCACAATCGACATCGCTCATGGTCACTCCATCCAAATGATGGAAACTTTGAAATGGCTTAAAGACACGTACCCACAAGTTGAAATCATCGCAGGAAACATGGCGACTCCAGATGCGGCTCGCGATTTGATCGAAGCTGGCGCTGACGCTATCAAAGTGGGTATCGGTCCTGGCTCTATGTGTACAACTCGTATCATCACAGGTTGCGGAGTTCCGCAATTAACAGCGATCGCTCTTTGCGCTGAGATCGCTGACAGCTACGGTGTGCCGGTGATCGCTGACGGCGGTATTCGTACGTCAGGTGATATGGTGAAAGCTTTCGCCGCGGGCGCAAGCACCGTGATGCTTGGAAGCATGCTTTCTGGAACCATTGAAACTCCAGGAGAAATCAAAAACGGTAAGAAACAATACCGTGGAATGGCTTCTCGTTCTGCTCAAGATTCATGGCGTGGTGGCGTTCCAGAGGGAATGGCTCCTGAAGGAGAATCTACGCAAGTGAATGTTAAAGGACACGTGAAAGACGTGATCCTTGAAGTTGCGGGCGGAATTCGCTCTGGAATGAGCTACGTTAACGCGACAACTATTGCTGAAATTCGTGAGAAAGCTCTCTTTATGGAGATGTCAGCAAATGGTGTTGCCGAGTCTCGTGCCCACGGGGTAAGAATTTAA